The following are encoded in a window of Algiphilus aromaticivorans DG1253 genomic DNA:
- a CDS encoding SDR family NAD(P)-dependent oxidoreductase, whose amino-acid sequence MSRTILITGGQGFVGRALVDRFADEGFRVICADMLDRPFRGDVRFVKLDIRDADAVKAAFAGVDSVIHNASLVHTKHSREEDVWAVNLTGTENVLAACRAHGIPRLVYMSSASAVYEGQDIEYGDESLPYSRISQAPYADSKIAAEKVVLAQSGQGGAHTCAIRPHVVFGAGDNRFVPAILDKAAAGKLTKAVGNRDKLSDFTYISNLVDAVVAAEARLEDGSPVCGQAYFVTNGEPMAFFDFIEKLVVAMGYPPIKGKVPYWIAYSAAAVAEGIDTLRGGTLNAENGMTRFSVRYMVTHHYFSIAKARRDLEWQPAVSLEEGIRLTVEQLRAAA is encoded by the coding sequence ATGAGCAGAACGATTCTTATAACGGGGGGGCAGGGCTTCGTCGGGCGCGCGCTGGTCGATCGCTTTGCCGACGAAGGCTTCAGGGTGATCTGCGCGGACATGCTCGATCGCCCCTTTCGCGGCGATGTCCGCTTCGTCAAGCTCGATATCCGCGACGCCGATGCCGTCAAGGCGGCTTTCGCGGGGGTCGACAGCGTCATTCACAACGCCTCGCTGGTACACACCAAGCACAGCCGCGAGGAGGATGTGTGGGCGGTGAACCTGACCGGCACCGAGAATGTGCTGGCGGCCTGTCGCGCGCACGGCATACCGCGCCTTGTCTACATGAGCTCCGCCAGCGCGGTCTACGAGGGCCAGGACATCGAATACGGCGACGAAAGCCTGCCCTATTCGCGCATTTCGCAGGCGCCCTACGCCGACAGCAAGATCGCCGCCGAGAAGGTCGTGCTGGCGCAAAGCGGGCAGGGCGGTGCACATACCTGCGCGATCCGCCCGCACGTGGTCTTCGGTGCCGGTGACAATCGATTCGTGCCGGCCATTCTCGACAAGGCCGCCGCCGGCAAGCTGACGAAGGCGGTGGGCAATCGCGACAAGCTTTCCGACTTCACCTACATCAGCAATCTCGTCGATGCCGTCGTTGCCGCTGAGGCGCGGCTGGAGGACGGCTCACCGGTGTGCGGTCAGGCCTACTTCGTAACCAACGGCGAGCCCATGGCCTTCTTCGACTTCATCGAGAAGCTGGTGGTCGCCATGGGCTACCCGCCGATCAAGGGAAAGGTGCCGTACTGGATCGCCTACTCGGCGGCCGCCGTGGCGGAGGGCATCGACACGCTGCGCGGCGGCACGCTGAACGCGGAGAACGGCATGACGCGCTTCTCTGTCCGCTACATGGTCACGCATCACTACTTCAGCATCGCCAAGGCTCGGCGCGATCTGGAATGGCAGCCGGCGGTTTCCCTTGAAGAGGGGATTCGCCTGACGGTCGAGCAGTTGCGGGCAGCAGCCTGA
- a CDS encoding sterol desaturase family protein, translating to MDTAFFIAFAAILAFDGVLMQTLSWAAKSERFSKYRIRTPSTYQIPKTRLMVNTQLNNVLSLSVLAAFFFYLGDWAMYAGWPGTAHFIGEVLAVLLLYDFMYYFLHRFMHQPRVLKHVHRIHHYVKFPTAPESIFLHPAENIAGLGLLVLAIVILGPISTVSFLTTWFVYSTVNIIVHGNLVLPHPAFRLFNFWAEKHDIHHAKLKYNYASIFPFWDQAFGTFK from the coding sequence ATGGATACCGCTTTCTTCATCGCATTCGCGGCCATCCTGGCCTTCGACGGCGTGCTCATGCAGACGCTGTCCTGGGCGGCCAAGTCGGAGCGCTTCTCGAAGTACCGCATCCGCACGCCCAGCACCTATCAGATTCCGAAGACGCGTCTGATGGTGAACACGCAGCTCAACAATGTGCTGTCGCTGTCGGTTCTCGCCGCCTTCTTCTTCTACCTGGGCGATTGGGCGATGTATGCGGGCTGGCCGGGCACGGCGCATTTCATCGGCGAGGTGCTCGCAGTGCTGTTGCTCTACGACTTCATGTACTACTTCCTGCACCGCTTCATGCATCAACCGCGGGTGCTCAAGCATGTGCACCGCATCCACCACTACGTGAAGTTTCCGACGGCGCCGGAGAGCATCTTCCTGCATCCGGCCGAGAACATCGCTGGCCTGGGGCTGCTGGTTCTGGCGATCGTGATCCTGGGGCCGATCAGCACGGTCTCGTTCCTGACGACCTGGTTCGTCTATTCGACCGTGAACATCATCGTGCACGGCAATCTCGTGCTGCCGCATCCGGCCTTCCGGCTCTTCAACTTCTGGGCCGAGAAGCACGACATCCATCACGCCAAGCTGAAATACAACTACGCCTCGATCTTTCCGTTCTGGGATCAGGCCTTCGGCACCTTCAAGTAG
- a CDS encoding aldehyde dehydrogenase family protein, which produces MSVEAQARAPETPLRQVTEIDCRNPATGETLGTLPAATPAEVQEAVERARAAQKQWAQSSFRQRRAVLRRMLQSILDDVDELCAAVVADSGKTWENALLGEVMPVCNKIRWIIRYGEKHLRSESVPSGLLKHKKGRIEYRPLGVVACIVPWNYPFQNIFGSLVAPLMAGNAVVLKASEAVAWSTQRFRRVFEEALVAEGFPAETVQIINGYGETGAALVRSRVQKILFIGSVGNGRKIIEGSAEHLTPVVMELGGKDPMIICDDAHLEQAVHSALSGCFINLGQNCIASERLIVQAGIFDRFVEEVTRIAGDMRQGVPEQPGTLDVGAMTTPQQVRIVDELVRDALASGARALVGGRLPEGASGSFYPPTVLVDVTPEMRIAREEVFGPVMLIMRAADDAEAVRIANAIDFGLQSSVFSRDRKRAERIAAELEAGATCINDFGLCYLNQDLPFGGVKYSGFGRMNGRDGLRAYTNPKAVLSDRFPVAVPQRLYPVGAGDYAKARNGIRLLFATGWRQRFKSLLSLMRGNRASGATQSTR; this is translated from the coding sequence GTGAGTGTCGAAGCACAGGCAAGAGCGCCCGAGACGCCGCTCCGCCAGGTCACGGAGATCGACTGTCGCAATCCGGCCACCGGCGAGACGCTGGGCACGCTGCCCGCCGCCACCCCGGCGGAGGTGCAGGAGGCGGTCGAGCGCGCACGCGCGGCGCAGAAGCAGTGGGCGCAGAGCAGCTTCCGCCAGCGCCGGGCGGTGCTGCGCCGCATGCTGCAGAGCATCCTCGACGACGTCGACGAGCTCTGCGCCGCTGTCGTCGCGGATTCCGGCAAGACCTGGGAGAACGCGTTGCTGGGCGAGGTAATGCCGGTCTGCAACAAGATTCGCTGGATCATCCGCTACGGCGAGAAGCATCTGCGCAGCGAGTCGGTGCCGTCCGGGCTGCTCAAGCACAAGAAGGGGCGCATCGAATATCGTCCGCTGGGCGTGGTGGCCTGCATCGTGCCCTGGAACTATCCTTTCCAGAACATCTTCGGCTCGCTGGTTGCGCCCTTGATGGCGGGCAACGCGGTGGTCCTCAAGGCCTCCGAGGCAGTGGCCTGGTCGACGCAGCGCTTCCGGCGGGTCTTCGAGGAGGCGCTGGTCGCCGAGGGTTTCCCGGCCGAGACCGTGCAGATCATCAACGGTTATGGCGAGACCGGTGCGGCGCTGGTGCGCAGCCGGGTGCAGAAGATTCTCTTCATCGGCTCGGTGGGCAACGGCCGCAAGATCATCGAGGGCAGTGCCGAGCATCTGACGCCGGTGGTCATGGAGCTGGGCGGCAAGGATCCGATGATCATCTGCGATGATGCGCATCTGGAGCAGGCCGTGCACTCGGCGTTGAGCGGCTGCTTCATCAATCTCGGCCAGAACTGCATCGCCTCCGAGCGCCTCATCGTGCAGGCGGGCATTTTTGACCGCTTCGTCGAAGAGGTGACCCGCATCGCCGGCGACATGCGCCAGGGTGTGCCGGAGCAACCCGGCACGCTGGATGTCGGCGCCATGACGACGCCGCAGCAGGTGCGCATCGTCGACGAGCTGGTGCGCGATGCGCTGGCGTCCGGTGCCCGCGCGCTGGTCGGCGGTCGGCTTCCCGAAGGCGCCTCCGGAAGCTTCTATCCGCCGACGGTGCTGGTCGATGTCACCCCCGAGATGCGCATCGCCCGCGAGGAGGTCTTCGGGCCGGTGATGCTGATCATGCGCGCCGCCGACGACGCCGAGGCCGTGCGCATCGCCAATGCCATTGACTTCGGTCTGCAGTCCTCGGTCTTTTCGCGCGACCGTAAGCGCGCCGAGCGCATCGCCGCCGAACTCGAGGCGGGCGCGACCTGCATCAACGACTTCGGGCTGTGCTACCTGAATCAGGATCTGCCCTTCGGCGGCGTCAAGTATTCCGGCTTCGGGCGCATGAACGGGCGCGACGGCTTGCGCGCCTACACCAATCCCAAGGCCGTGCTCAGCGATCGTTTTCCCGTCGCCGTTCCGCAGCGGCTGTATCCGGTCGGGGCGGGCGACTACGCCAAGGCGCGCAACGGCATCCGGCTGCTCTTCGCGACCGGTTGGCGCCAGCGTTTCAAGAGTCTTCTCAGCCTGATGCGCGGAAACCGCGCTTCCGGCGCCACACAATCCACGAGGTAG
- a CDS encoding GMC family oxidoreductase, with amino-acid sequence MRPMRVVAQPRGDSSATAGEQRDLPPQAAAGDTVYDYVIVGGGSAGCVLAGQLAEAGAGRVLLIEAGDAAEQHPETLSADGFKHSFTNDALMWHRMSVPQEGCGGRSLYMGSGRVLGGSGGVNGMVYTRGDRRDFAAWPQGWQWEDVVPAFEAIEARLRIRPRAPTPFAERFIAASRGAGFARKDGMNDGDLGEVVGCNAMNYEGDERRSSYRVWLHGQQHAQLEILSGAVVQRLIFDAQRRAVAVEFRRNGELQRVDVAEEVVLCAGALESPKLLMLSGVGPAVHLQQHDIAPVLDAPGVGENLQDHPNVCVFYRGRVPVDFRYPQIYAFGAARERGAEPAPPDTCFVCYAAPASLKESMLRMLPILALPGRLYRLRPLRSLLRALVRGAFLLPPLKRFVSRIFGIVVILGKPSSRGRVRLASAQPEDSPLVDQAYYATAADREAMDAAIARAQGIAEQPPLASAGARPLSKAAVAEDARKRWRWVHQATMTTFHYCGSCRMGTDDASPVDAQLRVKGLANVRVADASVFPEIPVSALNAPSMMVGYRAAEFILEGART; translated from the coding sequence ATGCGCCCGATGCGCGTTGTGGCTCAGCCGCGAGGAGACAGCAGTGCGACAGCCGGTGAGCAGCGGGATCTGCCACCGCAGGCTGCTGCGGGCGATACGGTCTACGACTACGTCATCGTCGGCGGCGGCTCGGCGGGCTGTGTGCTCGCCGGTCAGCTGGCCGAAGCCGGAGCCGGGCGCGTGCTGCTGATCGAGGCCGGCGACGCCGCCGAGCAGCATCCGGAAACACTGTCGGCCGACGGCTTCAAGCACAGCTTCACCAACGACGCTCTGATGTGGCATCGCATGAGCGTGCCGCAGGAGGGCTGCGGCGGGCGCTCGCTCTACATGGGCAGCGGCCGTGTGCTGGGCGGCAGCGGTGGCGTCAACGGTATGGTCTATACGCGAGGCGATCGGCGCGACTTCGCGGCCTGGCCCCAGGGCTGGCAGTGGGAGGACGTCGTGCCGGCTTTCGAGGCCATCGAGGCGCGGCTGCGCATCCGGCCGCGTGCGCCCACGCCCTTCGCCGAGCGCTTCATCGCCGCCTCCCGCGGCGCCGGCTTCGCGCGCAAGGATGGGATGAACGACGGCGACCTCGGCGAGGTCGTCGGCTGCAACGCGATGAACTACGAGGGCGACGAGCGACGCAGTTCCTATCGGGTCTGGCTGCACGGTCAGCAGCATGCGCAGTTGGAGATTCTAAGCGGCGCCGTGGTGCAGCGGCTGATCTTCGATGCACAGCGTCGCGCCGTGGCTGTCGAGTTCCGGCGCAACGGGGAACTGCAGCGCGTGGACGTCGCGGAGGAAGTCGTCCTCTGCGCCGGCGCGCTGGAGAGTCCGAAGCTGCTCATGCTCTCCGGCGTCGGCCCAGCGGTGCATCTGCAGCAGCACGACATCGCGCCGGTACTGGATGCGCCGGGTGTTGGCGAGAACCTGCAGGATCACCCCAACGTCTGCGTCTTCTACCGCGGGCGCGTGCCCGTCGATTTCCGCTATCCGCAAATCTACGCCTTCGGCGCCGCGCGCGAGCGGGGGGCAGAGCCGGCGCCGCCCGATACCTGCTTTGTCTGCTACGCGGCACCGGCTTCGCTGAAGGAATCGATGCTGCGCATGCTGCCGATCCTGGCGCTGCCCGGCCGGCTCTACCGGCTGCGGCCGCTGCGCAGCCTGCTGCGTGCGCTGGTGCGCGGTGCCTTCCTGCTGCCGCCGCTGAAGCGCTTCGTATCGAGGATCTTCGGCATCGTCGTCATTCTGGGCAAGCCGAGTTCGCGCGGCCGCGTGCGGCTGGCGTCGGCGCAGCCGGAGGACAGCCCGCTGGTCGACCAGGCCTATTACGCGACCGCTGCCGACCGCGAAGCCATGGACGCGGCCATCGCCAGGGCACAGGGCATCGCCGAGCAGCCGCCGCTGGCTTCTGCCGGCGCCCGGCCGCTGTCGAAGGCGGCCGTGGCGGAGGACGCGCGCAAGCGCTGGCGCTGGGTCCACCAGGCCACGATGACGACCTTTCACTACTGCGGCAGCTGCCGCATGGGCACGGACGACGCCAGCCCGGTCGACGCACAGCTACGCGTGAAGGGCCTGGCCAATGTGCGCGTGGCCGACGCTTCCGTCTTTCCGGAAATTCCGGTCTCGGCGCTGAACGCGCCGAGCATGATGGTCGGTTATCGCGCTGCGGAATTCATTCTTGAGGGAGCACGCACGTGA
- a CDS encoding TetR/AcrR family transcriptional regulator, translating into MSQPTKTPKGGESGTSKPRKGRRPQASDLRAAKDELYRRHILAVAESVFAEQGFASTKMQDIARSAGISLGTLYQSYASKRELHRSVLIARDTEMFEAVMQKGQAVLQQPESIERLLWLQRTHLEFMLEHPDYLRMQLHEGYVWYHDAAWPSSEEQQLWIRGLDVIEQVFDWGRRQELFVPGTARDDARLLMVMQQTRLANWMMDEMRESHETVIGRVLADFVRQFCRPDVAAGMLSADGAALSPAAQERLGAIDQKLGA; encoded by the coding sequence ATGAGCCAGCCCACCAAGACCCCGAAAGGCGGCGAATCGGGCACTTCCAAGCCGAGGAAGGGCCGGCGCCCCCAGGCCAGCGATCTGCGTGCGGCCAAGGACGAGCTCTATCGCCGCCACATCCTGGCGGTGGCCGAGAGCGTCTTCGCCGAGCAGGGCTTCGCCAGCACCAAGATGCAGGACATCGCGCGCTCGGCCGGCATCTCGCTCGGCACGCTCTACCAGTCCTATGCCAGCAAGCGCGAGCTGCACCGGAGCGTGCTGATTGCTCGCGATACGGAGATGTTCGAGGCCGTGATGCAGAAGGGGCAGGCCGTGCTCCAGCAGCCCGAGTCCATCGAGCGGCTGCTATGGCTGCAGCGCACGCATCTGGAATTCATGCTGGAGCATCCCGACTATCTGCGGATGCAGCTGCACGAAGGCTACGTCTGGTATCACGACGCAGCCTGGCCGAGTTCCGAGGAGCAGCAGCTGTGGATTCGCGGCCTCGACGTCATCGAACAGGTCTTCGACTGGGGGCGCCGCCAGGAACTCTTCGTCCCGGGGACTGCGCGTGACGATGCGCGCCTGCTCATGGTCATGCAGCAGACGCGGCTGGCGAACTGGATGATGGACGAGATGCGGGAATCCCACGAAACCGTGATCGGCCGCGTACTGGCCGATTTCGTCCGGCAGTTCTGCCGCCCGGATGTCGCCGCCGGGATGCTCTCGGCAGACGGGGCAGCGCTGAGCCCAGCCGCGCAGGAGCGGCTCGGGGCCATCGATCAGAAACTGGGCGCTTGA
- a CDS encoding SDR family NAD(P)-dependent oxidoreductase, which yields MTQTSSGDFPEGATIVFGGSGGIGAIIAEGFAQAGSDVAVTYHSKAERAQEVAARIEGAGRKAAALQVDVRDAAQVEQACDTALKTFGSVHTVVFAAGPVVEQKLLADTEPELWQASMQTEMQGFLNVTRNFLPALRSSQGSFVHVGSAGDRWWPPKDGLSVVPKAANEALVRGIAKEEGVNGVRANSVLVGVIEAGMFLELLQRGVFDDDWIRETQKLLALKRWGKPEDIANAAVFLASRRAGYITGEQLNVSGGFGV from the coding sequence ATGACCCAGACGAGCAGCGGGGATTTTCCGGAAGGCGCCACCATTGTCTTCGGCGGCAGCGGCGGCATCGGCGCCATCATTGCCGAAGGCTTCGCGCAGGCGGGCAGCGATGTCGCTGTCACCTATCACAGCAAGGCCGAGCGCGCGCAGGAAGTCGCCGCCCGCATTGAGGGCGCCGGCCGCAAGGCAGCAGCGCTGCAGGTCGACGTGCGCGACGCCGCCCAGGTCGAGCAGGCGTGCGACACCGCCCTAAAGACCTTCGGCAGTGTGCATACGGTCGTCTTCGCTGCGGGACCGGTGGTCGAGCAGAAGCTGCTCGCCGATACCGAGCCCGAGCTGTGGCAGGCCTCGATGCAGACCGAGATGCAGGGCTTTCTGAACGTCACGCGCAACTTCCTGCCCGCGTTGCGCAGCAGCCAGGGCAGCTTCGTGCACGTGGGCTCGGCCGGCGATCGCTGGTGGCCACCCAAGGACGGCCTGTCGGTGGTGCCGAAGGCCGCCAACGAGGCGCTGGTCCGCGGCATTGCCAAGGAGGAGGGCGTTAACGGCGTGCGCGCCAACTCAGTGCTGGTGGGCGTCATCGAAGCCGGCATGTTCCTGGAACTGCTACAGCGCGGCGTCTTCGACGACGACTGGATCCGCGAGACGCAGAAGCTGCTGGCGCTCAAGCGCTGGGGCAAGCCCGAGGACATCGCCAATGCCGCGGTCTTTCTCGCGTCCCGACGCGCCGGCTACATCACCGGCGAGCAGCTCAACGTCTCCGGCGGCTTCGGCGTCTGA
- a CDS encoding DUF1329 domain-containing protein, translating to MTTIPSRFLFLLCAGLIGLGLALPAHADPASAEYGPEDLGGALTPSGAVAAANEDDSIPEWSGKWQGVPPHISHDGKVHADPYADDEPLYTITADNVDEYAELLSPGQKALFEAYPESFEMQVYPTRRDFRPSDRRIENMRRNAEQAELTHDGEFLRGAYGGPAFPIPESGLHIIYNVISATAPWLIEAPQVSRYVHANGSVTESEVLLKTYSPYARGNDREGWEDGDIFAYSLSEELAPPRNKGRTTLSANTYDFRDGSGREAWQYDPGTRRVRKTPDVQHDYPVPQGPRVVDEQNGFNGSPHRFEWKLVGRQELIVPFHNYRMESRELDYEDFIGPIGHPNPEHIRYERRRVWVIEGTLKEGTRHIYSKRRFYVEEDSWHKVVADMYDKRGELWRVSTDAMIYAYDAGGYYNNVSMYHDLDAGSYSIEKLSNEKPTGARFNFREPRPGEFSPEGLRRQGR from the coding sequence ATGACGACCATCCCATCGCGATTCCTTTTCCTTCTGTGCGCCGGCCTCATCGGTCTAGGCCTCGCCCTTCCCGCACACGCAGATCCCGCATCGGCCGAGTATGGTCCCGAGGATCTCGGTGGTGCGCTTACTCCCAGCGGTGCTGTCGCGGCCGCCAACGAGGACGACTCCATTCCGGAATGGAGCGGCAAGTGGCAGGGGGTGCCGCCGCATATCAGCCACGATGGCAAGGTTCACGCCGATCCTTATGCCGACGACGAGCCGCTGTATACGATCACCGCCGACAACGTAGATGAATATGCGGAGCTGCTCAGCCCCGGCCAGAAGGCGCTCTTCGAGGCCTATCCGGAATCCTTCGAGATGCAGGTGTATCCGACGCGGCGCGACTTTCGGCCGTCGGATCGTCGCATCGAGAACATGCGGCGCAATGCCGAGCAGGCGGAGCTCACCCACGACGGCGAATTCCTGCGCGGCGCTTACGGCGGGCCCGCGTTCCCGATTCCGGAAAGCGGGCTGCACATCATCTACAACGTGATCTCGGCGACCGCACCGTGGCTGATCGAGGCGCCGCAGGTTTCGAGGTATGTGCACGCCAACGGCAGCGTTACCGAATCGGAGGTCTTGCTGAAGACCTATTCGCCCTATGCGCGCGGCAACGATCGCGAAGGCTGGGAGGACGGCGACATCTTTGCCTATAGCCTCAGCGAGGAGTTGGCGCCGCCCCGCAACAAGGGGCGCACGACGCTGTCGGCGAATACCTACGATTTCCGGGACGGTAGCGGGCGCGAGGCCTGGCAGTACGATCCGGGCACGCGGCGCGTGCGCAAGACGCCGGATGTACAGCACGACTACCCGGTGCCGCAGGGCCCGCGGGTGGTCGACGAGCAGAACGGCTTCAACGGTTCGCCGCATCGCTTCGAGTGGAAACTGGTCGGCCGCCAGGAACTCATCGTGCCCTTCCACAACTACCGCATGGAGTCGCGCGAACTGGACTACGAGGATTTCATCGGCCCCATCGGCCACCCCAATCCCGAGCACATCCGCTACGAGCGGCGACGCGTCTGGGTGATCGAAGGCACGCTCAAGGAGGGCACGCGGCACATCTACTCGAAGCGCCGCTTCTACGTCGAGGAGGACAGCTGGCACAAGGTGGTCGCCGACATGTACGACAAGCGCGGTGAGCTGTGGCGCGTCTCCACCGACGCCATGATCTATGCCTACGATGCCGGCGGCTACTACAACAACGTCTCCATGTATCACGACCTCGACGCGGGCTCCTACAGCATCGAGAAGCTGAGCAACGAGAAGCCCACCGGCGCGCGCTTCAACTTCCGCGAGCCGCGGCCGGGCGAATTCTCGCCGGAGGGCCTGCGCCGGCAGGGGCGGTGA
- a CDS encoding DUF1302 domain-containing protein, with protein MTRQWGIRAAGALAGLTAAAALPVASANTLYFGEHWQMEYLANLTYSAAMRGESASDRLLANINGDDGNRNFERESLVNNRAAVLGELQLERGRSGVFLRGSAFYDEAIMGGTPDHDAPERRNRDGATDRFSDAMKSRLGRRARVLDAYAYTSFFLGDTSFNIRAGEQVVSWGESLFFPNTSGAQSPADATSSNVPGTEVKEILLPVGQVHAQIGLGTRLGVSAYYQYERSFTELNPVGAYFSSTDVVGPGAEFLIVEGLPVVGDVQVPREADIKPGETGDWGVAMKYLFGLGTEVAIHYMEYDDKNPIGVVFNNPGPAQLIGGQSSYQVAYTDDIRLASISLSTDVFGTAVTSELSHRWDAATTVDAPALAGSPAPTPTRGDIWQANLGATYIFLPTAFWDQLIAVGEVSGVHVADVDPVEDGGEEYDELSNSRNAAAFQGQLIATWQQVLPGWDATVTFAHANAFEGKTSLTASLGSLTGQGDRRYRIGIAGTYLANFQIELAYNLFDGSPDVDRRALADRSFASFSARYSF; from the coding sequence ATGACGAGGCAATGGGGGATACGCGCCGCCGGCGCATTGGCAGGACTGACGGCCGCCGCCGCGCTTCCGGTGGCGAGCGCGAACACCTTGTACTTCGGTGAGCACTGGCAAATGGAGTATCTGGCCAATCTCACCTACAGCGCCGCCATGCGCGGCGAGAGCGCATCGGACCGCTTGCTAGCCAATATCAATGGCGATGACGGCAATCGCAATTTCGAAAGGGAGTCGCTGGTCAACAATCGCGCGGCGGTGCTGGGCGAGCTGCAGCTCGAGCGCGGGCGCAGTGGCGTCTTCCTGCGCGGTAGCGCCTTCTACGACGAGGCCATCATGGGCGGCACGCCCGATCACGATGCGCCGGAGCGCCGCAATCGCGACGGCGCGACGGATCGCTTCAGCGATGCCATGAAGAGCCGGCTGGGGCGCCGGGCGCGGGTGCTGGACGCCTACGCCTACACCTCCTTTTTCCTCGGCGATACCAGCTTCAATATCCGTGCCGGTGAGCAGGTAGTCTCCTGGGGCGAGAGCCTCTTCTTCCCGAACACCAGCGGCGCGCAGAGTCCCGCCGACGCCACCAGCTCGAACGTGCCGGGCACCGAGGTCAAGGAGATCCTGCTGCCGGTCGGCCAGGTGCACGCGCAGATCGGACTCGGTACGCGTCTTGGTGTGTCGGCCTACTACCAGTACGAGCGCAGCTTCACCGAGCTCAATCCGGTGGGCGCTTATTTCAGTAGCACCGACGTGGTGGGGCCGGGCGCCGAGTTCCTGATCGTCGAGGGACTGCCAGTCGTGGGCGATGTACAGGTGCCGCGCGAGGCGGACATCAAGCCGGGCGAAACCGGCGACTGGGGTGTGGCGATGAAGTATCTCTTCGGTCTGGGTACCGAAGTCGCCATCCACTACATGGAGTACGACGACAAGAACCCGATCGGGGTCGTCTTCAACAATCCGGGACCGGCACAGCTGATCGGCGGTCAGAGCAGCTATCAGGTGGCTTATACCGATGACATTCGTCTAGCCTCGATCAGCCTGAGCACGGATGTCTTCGGCACGGCAGTGACCAGCGAGCTCAGCCATCGCTGGGACGCTGCCACGACCGTGGACGCACCGGCGCTGGCCGGATCGCCAGCGCCGACGCCGACGCGTGGTGATATTTGGCAGGCCAATCTGGGTGCCACCTACATCTTCCTGCCCACTGCGTTCTGGGATCAGCTCATCGCGGTCGGTGAGGTCAGCGGGGTGCATGTCGCCGACGTCGATCCGGTCGAGGACGGTGGTGAGGAGTACGACGAGCTCAGTAACAGCCGAAACGCGGCGGCCTTCCAGGGCCAGCTTATTGCGACCTGGCAGCAGGTACTGCCCGGTTGGGACGCGACGGTGACCTTCGCTCACGCCAACGCCTTCGAGGGCAAGACTTCGCTGACGGCGTCGCTGGGCAGCCTGACCGGGCAGGGCGATCGCCGCTATCGCATCGGTATCGCCGGCACCTATCTGGCCAATTTCCAGATTGAGCTGGCCTACAACCTCTTCGACGGCAGTCCCGATGTCGATCGCCGCGCGCTCGCCGATCGCAGCTTCGCCTCCTTCTCCGCGCGCTACAGCTTCTGA
- a CDS encoding SDR family NAD(P)-dependent oxidoreductase has product MTALTGRVALITGASRGIGRAIAQRLAAHGVAVVLSASARSAEGLEESCRRIRAVGGKAKAVIADLADSDECAALGDRAGKVFGPIDILVNNAAAIPAFAPPSRIDRAAREATFAVNFHAAVDLTQALLPGMREQGWGRVLNISSETARQPPIPYPGSPALVHKLALYGAAKAALERYTQALAAELHGSGVHVNAILPSKIAHTEGADEVVRALGDSRPEWVEPVEMMAEAAYCAIAGPVAGVVSTSRDLLQMLQQPLHALDGTTPLGDALMQGAGSTDSAHTRGAADQQETA; this is encoded by the coding sequence ATGACCGCGCTGACAGGGCGGGTGGCGTTGATTACGGGGGCAAGCCGCGGTATCGGTCGCGCTATCGCGCAGCGTTTGGCAGCCCACGGTGTGGCAGTGGTGCTCAGCGCCTCTGCGCGCTCGGCCGAGGGTCTGGAGGAGAGCTGCCGGCGCATTCGTGCTGTCGGTGGTAAGGCCAAGGCGGTGATCGCCGATCTCGCCGATTCCGACGAATGCGCGGCGCTCGGCGACCGCGCTGGGAAGGTCTTCGGGCCGATCGACATCCTGGTCAACAACGCGGCCGCCATACCTGCCTTTGCGCCGCCGAGTCGCATCGACCGCGCCGCCCGCGAAGCGACCTTCGCCGTCAATTTCCACGCGGCAGTGGACCTGACGCAGGCGCTGCTGCCGGGTATGCGCGAGCAGGGCTGGGGGCGCGTGCTGAACATCAGCAGCGAGACGGCGCGCCAGCCGCCGATTCCCTATCCGGGCTCGCCGGCGCTCGTGCACAAGCTGGCGCTCTACGGTGCCGCGAAGGCGGCGCTGGAGCGTTACACCCAGGCGCTCGCCGCCGAGCTGCACGGCAGCGGCGTGCACGTCAACGCCATTCTGCCCAGCAAGATTGCGCATACCGAGGGCGCCGACGAAGTGGTCAGGGCCCTGGGCGACAGCCGGCCGGAGTGGGTGGAACCGGTGGAGATGATGGCCGAGGCCGCCTATTGCGCCATCGCGGGCCCCGTTGCGGGGGTCGTTTCCACGAGCCGGGATCTGCTGCAGATGCTGCAGCAGCCCTTGCATGCCTTGGATGGAACAACGCCGCTCGGTGATGCGTTGATGCAGGGAGCCGGTAGCACCGACAGCGCGCACACGCGCGGAGCAGCAGACCAACAGGAGACAGCATGA